Proteins from a single region of Pseudopedobacter saltans DSM 12145:
- the porG gene encoding type IX secretion system protein PorG has translation MNYSYVAVFLSLLLFGSQRAFPQNWEAGIALGGSGYTGDLNQRGYHKITDPAFGFAVKKNFDGYWALKFSLLKGTVRANDLASKNEDQRNRGLNFFSPITEGSIQLEFNFFDFGIDWGQARVTPFLYSGVSYFGFNPKAIYNGEEYELKRYATELDDDQFNPENDAYKTTAFALPIGAGIKFKLSNNWNVATEFSFRTAYTDYLDDVSKDYALIDPNKNNFNKERWFVSDPTGYSDGANPNFKIQRGDYRKRDTYFFALVTLSYVFRNKDCPF, from the coding sequence ATGAATTATTCGTATGTAGCAGTTTTTCTTTCATTGCTGCTCTTTGGAAGTCAAAGAGCATTTCCCCAGAATTGGGAAGCGGGGATTGCCCTTGGCGGCAGTGGCTACACCGGTGATCTGAATCAAAGAGGATATCATAAAATAACGGACCCCGCTTTTGGTTTCGCTGTAAAAAAGAACTTTGATGGTTATTGGGCCTTGAAATTTTCTCTATTAAAAGGAACCGTCAGAGCAAATGATTTGGCTTCGAAAAACGAGGATCAACGTAATCGGGGTCTGAATTTCTTTTCACCCATTACAGAAGGGAGCATTCAACTTGAATTTAATTTTTTTGATTTTGGAATTGACTGGGGACAAGCGAGGGTAACACCATTCCTGTACTCGGGTGTTTCTTATTTTGGTTTCAACCCGAAAGCAATATATAATGGGGAAGAATATGAGCTTAAACGCTACGCTACTGAATTAGATGATGATCAATTTAATCCGGAAAATGATGCTTATAAAACTACAGCTTTTGCTTTACCAATTGGTGCGGGTATAAAGTTTAAATTAAGCAACAATTGGAATGTAGCTACCGAGTTTAGTTTCAGAACAGCATATACCGATTATCTGGATGATGTAAGTAAAGATTATGCTCTGATTGATCCCAATAAGAATAATTTTAATAAAGAAAGGTGGTTTGTATCTGATCCAACGGGATACAGCGATGGAGCTAATCCCAATTTTAAAATACAAAGAGGAGATTACAGAAAGCGGGATACCTATTTTTTTGCGCTGGTTACTTTGTCCTATGTGTTTAGAAATAAAGACTGCCCGTTTTAG
- a CDS encoding NAD kinase, with product MTIGIYGREFNNSVIPYVQQVFDCLVEYNVEVLVYKKFFDFIKDKLFFPKGFGTFDSHHEVKAQLDVMISLGGDGTMLDTVTHVRDSGVPMIGINFGRLGFLASVNKEDIKSAIQSLVEKKFSLDVRRLLKLESDSNLFGDMNFALNDFTIHKRDNSAMMLTHCYIDGEFLNSYWADGLIVATPTGSTAYSLSCGGPIMLPRSGNLVITPISPHNLTVRPVILPDIHELTFEIETRSSKYLTTLDSRTEIIDSSVRLKVKRADFDINLIRLDNESYLSTLRNKLLWGIDTRNY from the coding sequence ATGACAATTGGTATTTACGGAAGAGAGTTTAACAACTCGGTTATACCTTATGTACAACAGGTTTTCGATTGCCTGGTAGAATATAACGTAGAAGTATTAGTCTACAAGAAATTCTTCGATTTTATAAAAGATAAACTTTTTTTTCCGAAAGGATTTGGAACTTTTGACAGTCATCATGAGGTGAAGGCTCAGTTGGATGTTATGATAAGTCTGGGAGGCGATGGTACTATGCTTGATACTGTAACGCATGTTAGAGACTCAGGAGTTCCAATGATAGGGATCAATTTCGGACGTTTAGGGTTTTTAGCAAGTGTAAATAAAGAAGATATTAAATCTGCCATTCAGTCTTTGGTAGAGAAAAAATTTAGTTTAGATGTTAGGCGGTTGCTCAAATTAGAATCTGATTCTAATTTGTTTGGAGATATGAATTTTGCGTTAAACGATTTTACCATCCATAAAAGAGATAATTCTGCCATGATGCTTACACATTGTTATATAGATGGCGAATTTTTAAACTCTTACTGGGCAGACGGTTTAATCGTAGCAACTCCAACCGGATCTACAGCGTATTCTTTAAGCTGCGGAGGGCCTATCATGTTACCTCGCTCTGGCAATTTGGTAATTACACCAATATCTCCCCATAATTTAACGGTGCGGCCAGTAATATTACCGGATATCCATGAGTTAACATTTGAAATAGAAACCAGAAGCTCTAAATACTTAACTACTTTGGATTCGAGAACAGAGATTATTGACTCCAGCGTAAGATTGAAGGTTAAAAGAGCAGATTTTGATATAAATCTTATTCGTTTAGACAATGAATCTTATTTATCGACGTTAAGAAACAAATTATTGTGGGGAATAGATACGCGTAACTACTAA
- a CDS encoding CBS domain-containing protein has translation MIAEELITNTITPLKVSDSIQKAEYRMAEFHVRHLPIVKKHQFIGLVSEEDIATSADMNATLETLNLSLINPFVYEDQHVYDVIRAFFEQKLSVLPVLSYDMDYLGLISQQALTDTFARMFSVSEMGAIIVLEVGNRDNSMSHIAQIIESNNIQILSSYVEPIPDSTRLEVTLKLNKIEINNVVAAFLRYNYTVKATYNFLDRDNGAKDRYDSLMNYLSFD, from the coding sequence ATGATTGCAGAAGAACTCATAACCAATACGATAACGCCTCTTAAAGTTTCTGACTCGATTCAGAAAGCAGAGTATCGTATGGCTGAGTTTCATGTAAGACATTTACCCATAGTAAAAAAGCACCAGTTTATAGGTTTGGTTTCCGAAGAAGATATAGCCACATCTGCAGACATGAATGCGACTTTGGAAACGCTTAATCTTTCATTGATTAATCCATTTGTTTACGAAGACCAACATGTTTACGATGTTATCAGGGCTTTTTTTGAACAAAAGTTAAGCGTGCTTCCAGTATTAAGTTACGATATGGATTATTTGGGGTTGATCTCTCAGCAAGCCTTAACAGACACTTTTGCGAGAATGTTTTCTGTTTCTGAAATGGGAGCTATCATTGTGCTTGAAGTTGGTAACAGAGATAATTCGATGTCGCATATTGCACAAATTATAGAATCTAATAACATTCAGATTTTAAGTTCATACGTAGAGCCTATTCCAGATTCTACCAGGTTAGAAGTTACCCTCAAATTAAATAAAATAGAAATTAATAATGTTGTAGCGGCGTTTTTAAGATATAATTACACCGTAAAGGCAACGTATAATTTTTTGGACAGAGATAACGGAGCAAAAGATAGATACGATTCTTTAATGAATTATCTGAGCTTCGATTAA
- a CDS encoding alpha/beta fold hydrolase, with amino-acid sequence MEFTVKEEKGFNYIEEGEGEVLLLLHGLMGALSNWEEVINEFKGRYRVIIPLLPIYDMPLLNTGVKGLANYVNKFVKFKKLNNVVLLGNSLGGHVALVYTVHHQENVKALLLTGSSGLYENSFGGSFPKRESYDFIKEKVEFTFYDPAIATKELVDDVFKTVNDRSKVIKILAMAKSAIRHNMAKDLNKIKIPVALIWGKDDKITPPEVAEEFNELLPNSELSWIDKCGHAPMMERPEEFNLLTNQFLEKIKNK; translated from the coding sequence ATGGAGTTTACAGTAAAAGAGGAAAAAGGTTTCAATTATATAGAAGAAGGAGAGGGCGAGGTTCTGTTGTTACTCCATGGTTTAATGGGAGCTCTTAGTAACTGGGAAGAAGTTATAAATGAGTTTAAAGGCAGGTATAGGGTGATTATACCTTTGTTGCCTATTTACGATATGCCTCTTTTAAATACAGGGGTAAAAGGGCTCGCGAACTATGTGAATAAGTTTGTTAAGTTTAAAAAGCTTAATAATGTAGTTCTTTTAGGTAATTCTTTAGGCGGGCATGTAGCGTTGGTTTACACCGTACATCATCAGGAAAATGTGAAAGCACTTTTGCTTACTGGAAGCTCTGGTTTGTATGAAAACTCTTTTGGAGGCTCATTTCCGAAGAGAGAGAGCTACGATTTTATCAAAGAAAAAGTAGAGTTTACGTTTTACGATCCGGCAATTGCTACTAAAGAATTGGTAGACGATGTATTTAAAACGGTGAATGACCGTAGCAAGGTTATTAAAATTTTAGCCATGGCAAAATCTGCTATCAGACATAATATGGCAAAAGATTTGAATAAGATAAAAATACCGGTAGCTTTGATATGGGGTAAGGATGATAAAATTACTCCACCCGAAGTTGCGGAAGAGTTTAATGAGTTATTACCTAATTCGGAACTTAGTTGGATAGACAAATGCGGACACGCTCCGATGATGGAGAGACCGGAGGAATTTAATTTGCTTACCAACCAGTTCTTAGAGAAAATAAAGAATAAATGA
- a CDS encoding GatB/YqeY domain-containing protein — protein sequence MSLENTINQDIKTAMLAKKEADLRALRAVKSALLLAKTEKGASENITEEAEIKVLQKLVKQRRESAEIYKGQNREDLYQIEMEEIEVIERYLPSQMTPTELEEYLRGLMVKLNVTSIKEIGKVMGIANKELAGKADGRAISETIKNLLG from the coding sequence ATGTCATTAGAAAACACAATCAATCAGGATATCAAAACAGCCATGCTGGCAAAGAAAGAAGCCGATTTGAGAGCATTAAGAGCTGTAAAATCTGCTTTATTATTGGCAAAGACAGAGAAAGGTGCTTCTGAGAATATTACTGAGGAAGCAGAAATTAAAGTTTTACAAAAGCTGGTAAAACAAAGAAGAGAATCTGCGGAGATCTACAAAGGCCAGAATAGAGAAGACCTTTATCAGATTGAAATGGAGGAGATAGAGGTTATTGAAAGGTATCTGCCAAGCCAAATGACGCCGACGGAATTAGAGGAGTATTTAAGAGGCTTAATGGTTAAGTTGAATGTGACCTCAATAAAGGAAATTGGTAAAGTTATGGGGATTGCAAATAAAGAACTAGCAGGAAAAGCAGACGGCAGAGCGATATCCGAAACAATCAAAAACTTATTGGGATAG
- a CDS encoding SDR family NAD(P)-dependent oxidoreductase produces MNSIVLITGATAGIGEACAKIFAKNSYDLILTGRREERLTALKQRLESDYKVNVKTLCFDVRDKGKVIENLETLPLNWKKVDVLINNAGLSQGLDDIQDGDFDDWDTMIDTNIKGLLYVTKVVSNWMIENKKGHIVNLGSIAAKEVYAKGNVYCATKHAVDALNKAMRIDLLKHGIKVTGIHPGAVETEFSVVRFHGDEEKAAKVYEGFEPLMAQDIAETIWFVVTRPAHVNINDLLIMPTAQASTSHHLKI; encoded by the coding sequence ATGAATAGTATAGTTTTAATAACTGGAGCGACAGCAGGAATAGGGGAAGCTTGTGCAAAAATCTTTGCAAAAAACAGCTACGATCTTATTCTTACGGGAAGACGAGAAGAACGATTAACTGCATTAAAACAGCGCCTGGAATCTGATTATAAAGTAAATGTAAAAACGTTATGCTTTGATGTAAGGGATAAAGGAAAAGTTATAGAGAACTTAGAAACGTTACCTTTAAATTGGAAAAAGGTTGATGTTTTGATTAACAATGCCGGGCTTAGCCAGGGACTTGACGATATACAGGACGGTGATTTTGACGATTGGGATACAATGATAGACACTAATATAAAAGGTCTGTTGTATGTAACTAAGGTAGTTTCCAATTGGATGATAGAGAATAAAAAAGGTCATATTGTTAATTTAGGGTCCATAGCGGCGAAAGAAGTGTATGCAAAAGGCAACGTTTATTGTGCAACTAAACATGCAGTTGATGCGCTAAATAAAGCCATGCGCATAGATTTATTGAAGCATGGAATAAAAGTTACAGGGATTCATCCCGGAGCAGTAGAAACAGAATTTTCTGTTGTAAGATTTCACGGAGACGAAGAGAAAGCAGCAAAAGTATACGAAGGATTTGAGCCTTTAATGGCACAAGATATAGCAGAAACAATTTGGTTTGTAGTAACAAGACCGGCACACGTAAATATTAACGATTTGTTGATTATGCCAACAGCACAGGCGTCGACAAGTCACCATTTGAAAATTTAA
- a CDS encoding cation-translocating P-type ATPase: MSHNIPDHLKGLTNYEVAASREKYGYNRIDAAQKNSWVELLIDIVKEPMLILLFAISAIYVIIGDYGEALFMFLAIVAVSAISLYQDNRSKKALEALEKLNEPLSEVIRNGKVIQILTSEIVVGDLCITKEGEMINADGKIVHSNDFSVNEASLTGESLSVFKSNETEDNEVFSGTVSVSGLAVFEVKKIGEETRLGKIGTSISSITEEISPLQLQIRKFVKTMAIAGILIFLMVCAVNYYHTQNLLESLLNGLTLAMSVLPEEIPVAFTTFMALGAWKLMREGIIIKRSNVVETLGSTTVICTDKTGTITENTMHLKHLYDYHSDKTFEEQDFKDAALTELIDYAMWSSEPVPFDPMEKTLHRIYGETQKNDLRKSYTLFHEYPLEGKPPMMTHLFQNAEKHRIIAAKGAPEAILNVSILPESEKNKIRELIRDFGKQGFRVLGVAKTNFEGYNFPEKQQDFKFDFLGLVVFYDPPKKGIQDVFQHIYNAGIKVKVITGDNTDTTKSIAVQAGIFNTGAAIEGKEIVEYPQERLLQEVSEKTLFTRMFPDAKLTVVNALKQNGEVVAMLGDGVNDAPALKAAHIGVAMGNKGTEIAKAAASLVIINDDLDKLVTGIAAGRRIYANIKKAVQYIISIHIPIILTVSLPLFLGWVFPQIFTPVHVIFLELIMGPTCSIVYENEPMEKNTMLRKPRKMTDTFLNWKELAMSIVQGLIITGGVLFAYQLMVQRGANEEETRAMVFTTLIFANILLSLTNRSFYYSLFESFKNRNILFVVVNLLTLILLFAILYFPLFSGFFKVTRLSLTELGLAGIIAVISVLWFEIYKLFKRMLRNS; this comes from the coding sequence ATGTCCCATAACATTCCCGATCATCTGAAAGGTCTTACCAATTATGAAGTAGCTGCTTCGAGAGAGAAGTATGGCTATAATCGGATAGATGCGGCTCAAAAAAATAGCTGGGTAGAATTGCTTATTGATATAGTGAAAGAGCCTATGCTTATTCTGTTATTTGCTATCTCAGCCATTTATGTAATTATAGGTGACTACGGCGAAGCGCTGTTTATGTTTCTGGCAATTGTGGCAGTTTCTGCTATTTCACTGTATCAGGACAATAGAAGTAAAAAAGCATTGGAAGCCTTAGAGAAACTTAATGAACCTTTAAGCGAAGTTATCCGCAATGGCAAAGTGATACAAATCCTCACCAGTGAAATTGTAGTCGGCGATCTATGCATTACCAAAGAAGGAGAAATGATTAATGCCGATGGGAAAATCGTCCATAGTAATGATTTTTCTGTTAATGAAGCTTCCTTAACAGGAGAAAGCCTGTCCGTTTTTAAGAGTAATGAAACTGAAGATAATGAAGTATTTAGCGGAACCGTTTCAGTATCGGGATTAGCGGTTTTTGAAGTAAAAAAAATCGGTGAAGAAACCCGGCTTGGAAAAATAGGAACCTCTATATCCAGTATAACAGAAGAAATATCGCCTTTACAGCTCCAGATCAGAAAGTTTGTAAAAACAATGGCAATTGCTGGGATTCTAATCTTTCTGATGGTTTGTGCAGTAAATTATTATCATACCCAAAACCTGCTCGAAAGTTTGCTTAACGGACTTACGTTGGCTATGTCCGTTCTGCCCGAAGAAATTCCGGTGGCATTTACCACTTTTATGGCATTGGGGGCATGGAAATTAATGCGTGAAGGGATAATCATTAAACGAAGCAACGTAGTAGAAACACTAGGAAGTACCACGGTTATCTGTACCGACAAGACAGGAACAATTACAGAGAATACCATGCACCTTAAGCATCTGTACGATTATCATTCCGATAAAACTTTCGAAGAACAAGATTTTAAAGATGCGGCACTTACCGAATTGATAGACTATGCCATGTGGAGCAGCGAACCGGTTCCCTTTGATCCTATGGAGAAAACCCTGCATCGGATTTATGGAGAAACCCAAAAAAATGACCTCAGAAAATCGTATACTCTTTTTCATGAATATCCGCTGGAAGGCAAGCCGCCAATGATGACGCATCTTTTTCAAAATGCAGAAAAGCATCGGATTATTGCGGCCAAAGGCGCACCGGAAGCTATACTCAATGTATCCATACTGCCAGAAAGCGAAAAAAATAAAATTAGGGAGTTGATTAGAGATTTTGGGAAACAAGGATTTCGGGTTTTAGGTGTAGCAAAAACCAATTTTGAAGGCTATAACTTCCCTGAGAAACAGCAGGATTTTAAATTTGATTTTTTGGGTTTGGTAGTGTTTTATGATCCTCCAAAAAAGGGTATTCAGGATGTTTTTCAACACATTTATAATGCCGGAATAAAAGTGAAAGTAATTACCGGTGACAATACTGACACAACAAAGAGCATTGCCGTACAGGCAGGGATTTTCAATACCGGTGCAGCCATAGAGGGAAAAGAAATTGTGGAGTATCCTCAAGAACGATTATTGCAGGAAGTGAGCGAGAAAACACTATTTACACGAATGTTTCCAGATGCGAAACTGACGGTTGTAAATGCCTTAAAGCAAAACGGAGAGGTTGTGGCCATGTTGGGTGATGGGGTAAATGATGCACCGGCGTTGAAAGCGGCACACATTGGCGTAGCAATGGGCAACAAAGGGACAGAGATTGCAAAAGCAGCCGCTTCACTTGTTATTATCAACGATGATTTAGATAAACTGGTTACAGGAATTGCTGCTGGCCGAAGGATTTATGCCAATATTAAAAAAGCTGTACAGTACATCATTTCCATTCATATTCCTATTATCCTTACCGTGTCGTTGCCCTTGTTTTTGGGTTGGGTATTCCCGCAGATCTTCACACCGGTTCATGTTATCTTTTTAGAGTTAATTATGGGGCCAACCTGTTCTATTGTGTACGAAAATGAACCAATGGAAAAGAATACGATGTTGCGGAAACCAAGAAAAATGACCGATACATTCTTGAACTGGAAAGAACTTGCGATGAGCATTGTTCAGGGTTTGATAATCACCGGCGGAGTATTATTCGCCTATCAGCTTATGGTACAGCGTGGAGCCAACGAAGAAGAAACAAGAGCAATGGTTTTTACTACACTTATTTTTGCCAATATCTTGTTAAGCTTAACCAATCGTTCATTTTATTATAGCCTGTTTGAAAGCTTCAAGAACCGCAATATCTTATTTGTAGTAGTTAACTTATTAACCTTAATACTCCTTTTTGCCATATTATATTTTCCTTTGTTTTCTGGTTTCTTTAAAGTAACCCGGCTAAGTTTAACAGAACTGGGATTGGCAGGTATTATTGCTGTTATCTCTGTATTGTGGTTCGAGATTTATAAACTATTTAAGAGAATGCTGAGAAATAGTTGA
- the porT gene encoding type IX secretion/gliding motility protein PorT/SprT, with amino-acid sequence MVKKLSVLLSLLLFSLVSFAQGNWGGGVDDETLHFGFTFQYIGSEYKIEKAANWRGPFFDKADPGPIDSLTSISSFVNPGFGLGFVSDLYLTKHLNLRFTPTLTFTDRMADYVFISGKGYEQDGADSPQGKTRRSVAATMVDFPLSLKLKSDRRNNFRAYLIGGVKYGIDIASKKKFDDGDKDYFYRFLKNQKKIPSYEIGIGFDLYFEFFKLSPEIKLSNSFKSVLKRDNEPYSESIDKLFLRNFVFSLYFE; translated from the coding sequence ATGGTTAAAAAGCTTTCAGTTCTGCTTTCGCTGCTTCTGTTTTCTTTAGTGTCTTTTGCACAGGGGAACTGGGGGGGAGGAGTAGATGATGAAACTTTACATTTTGGTTTTACTTTTCAATACATCGGTTCGGAATATAAAATCGAGAAAGCGGCTAATTGGCGAGGGCCGTTTTTTGACAAAGCAGACCCGGGACCAATAGATTCTCTTACAAGTATTAGCTCTTTTGTAAATCCTGGTTTTGGGTTGGGCTTTGTTAGTGATTTATATCTAACCAAACACCTTAACTTACGATTTACGCCTACTTTAACCTTTACGGATAGAATGGCGGATTATGTTTTTATAAGTGGTAAGGGATATGAGCAGGATGGGGCGGATAGTCCACAAGGGAAAACCCGACGTTCTGTTGCTGCAACCATGGTAGATTTTCCATTGTCTTTAAAACTAAAATCTGATAGAAGGAATAATTTTAGAGCTTATTTGATTGGCGGTGTAAAATATGGGATAGATATTGCGTCGAAAAAGAAATTCGATGATGGAGATAAAGACTATTTTTATCGGTTTCTAAAGAATCAGAAAAAAATTCCCTCTTACGAAATAGGTATCGGTTTCGATCTGTATTTTGAGTTTTTTAAATTATCTCCTGAAATAAAGCTTAGCAATTCCTTTAAAAGTGTTCTTAAAAGAGATAACGAGCCTTATTCCGAATCAATTGATAAATTGTTCCTCAGAAACTTTGTCTTCAGCCTTTATTTCGAGTAA
- the ubiE gene encoding bifunctional demethylmenaquinone methyltransferase/2-methoxy-6-polyprenyl-1,4-benzoquinol methylase UbiE: MAQNITPYKDQQAAKKEQVATMFNNISKTYDFLNHFMSLGIDIIWRKKAIKELKTTQPKLMLDVATGTGDFAFEAIEILKPEKIIGVDISAGMLEVAKQKIAKRNKQDIYEVRLGDSEKLLFDNDTFDAITVAFGVRNFEHLEKGISDMYRVLKPGGKLVVLEFSKPVSFPIKQLYNFYFHYVTPTIGKFFSKDSSAYSYLPESVAAFPDGRRFTDLMDKIGFKQTKFRPLTFGICSIYTGIK, encoded by the coding sequence ATGGCACAAAATATCACTCCATATAAAGATCAGCAGGCAGCAAAAAAAGAGCAGGTTGCAACAATGTTCAATAATATTTCCAAGACTTATGATTTCTTAAATCATTTCATGTCTTTAGGAATTGATATTATTTGGCGAAAAAAAGCAATTAAAGAATTAAAGACTACTCAGCCTAAACTGATGCTGGATGTAGCTACGGGCACCGGAGATTTTGCTTTTGAAGCGATAGAAATCCTAAAACCTGAAAAGATAATAGGTGTGGATATTTCGGCAGGGATGCTGGAAGTTGCCAAACAAAAAATAGCGAAAAGAAATAAGCAGGATATTTACGAGGTAAGATTGGGCGATTCTGAAAAGCTTCTTTTTGATAATGATACTTTTGATGCTATAACAGTAGCTTTTGGAGTTAGAAACTTCGAACATTTGGAAAAGGGTATTTCTGACATGTATCGGGTTTTAAAACCCGGGGGTAAACTTGTGGTATTGGAATTCTCTAAACCTGTGTCGTTCCCGATAAAGCAATTATACAATTTCTATTTTCATTATGTTACACCAACAATAGGAAAGTTCTTCTCTAAAGATTCCAGCGCTTATTCTTATTTACCAGAATCTGTGGCAGCTTTTCCTGATGGTAGGAGATTTACAGATCTCATGGATAAAATAGGATTTAAACAAACTAAATTCCGTCCTTTAACGTTTGGTATTTGTTCTATATATACCGGAATAAAATAA